One Candidatus Nanosynbacter featherlites genomic region harbors:
- the argS gene encoding arginine--tRNA ligase produces MEHTIQEVIAKLFNIETTVQLTRPDPKFGDFATNVALQLAKPLGKNPREIAEAIAEELRGHEELGEVSVAGPGFINVTLSDQAVLESLKVRPATNRSGQTVVIETNCPNPFKAMHIGHALNAILADTMANLLAVDGAAVHRVSYHGDVGTHVGKSMWAILREIDGDVGKLEAIPADKRNEFMSRMYVEGARAAKESPEARVEIDELAKQSFVLDDPLYKQVYEICKAWSFDEIDVNVARLGNVPIERRYVESETEVPGKTLIKAKTPEFFTKSDGAYIFKGSQYGAFDNVFIGSHGNGLYGAHDMGLIQLKHQDYPNLDLSITVNGEEQAAYFRGVIAASELAIPELKGKLFNYATGLVKLTTGKMSSRTGDVITIDWLFNEFKKAITQAGGEPTDAVVAGALRYQFLKVKIGSDVVFDINDAVSLTGNTGSYLQYAHARARGILAKSEQTVAFPTELFDEDRLLVRKMSEYAEAVNRATESLEPHHVCAYLFELAQEFNRYYEKNQVVGSDKEAHRVGLVAVYADILKAGLTVLGIVAPERL; encoded by the coding sequence ATGGAACACACAATTCAAGAAGTTATTGCAAAGCTATTTAATATTGAAACGACGGTGCAGTTGACGCGTCCTGATCCAAAGTTTGGTGACTTTGCGACGAATGTGGCGCTGCAGCTAGCGAAGCCCTTGGGTAAAAATCCACGTGAGATTGCCGAGGCGATCGCAGAAGAGTTGCGTGGTCATGAGGAGTTGGGCGAGGTGAGCGTGGCTGGACCAGGCTTTATCAACGTGACGTTAAGCGACCAAGCAGTGCTGGAGTCATTGAAAGTGCGACCGGCCACCAATCGTTCAGGCCAAACGGTCGTTATTGAAACTAATTGTCCAAATCCATTCAAAGCTATGCATATTGGTCACGCTTTGAATGCGATTTTGGCGGACACTATGGCAAATTTGCTGGCGGTGGACGGCGCGGCGGTACATCGGGTGAGTTACCACGGCGACGTCGGCACGCATGTCGGTAAGAGTATGTGGGCGATTCTTCGCGAAATTGACGGCGATGTCGGTAAATTAGAGGCTATTCCAGCTGACAAGCGCAATGAATTTATGAGCCGTATGTATGTTGAAGGCGCACGGGCAGCTAAAGAATCACCAGAGGCACGAGTAGAGATTGATGAGCTAGCCAAGCAGTCATTTGTGCTGGATGATCCGCTGTACAAGCAAGTGTACGAGATTTGTAAAGCCTGGAGCTTTGATGAAATTGATGTCAATGTGGCGCGGCTGGGCAATGTGCCGATTGAGCGGCGTTATGTTGAGAGCGAGACTGAAGTGCCAGGTAAGACCTTGATCAAAGCAAAAACCCCAGAGTTCTTTACCAAGTCCGATGGTGCGTATATCTTCAAAGGTAGTCAGTATGGTGCGTTTGATAATGTATTTATCGGTTCGCACGGCAACGGGTTGTACGGCGCGCACGATATGGGGTTGATTCAGCTGAAGCATCAAGATTATCCAAACTTGGACTTGTCAATTACGGTCAATGGCGAAGAGCAGGCGGCGTATTTCCGCGGGGTGATTGCCGCTAGCGAACTCGCAATTCCAGAATTGAAGGGTAAATTGTTTAATTATGCGACTGGCCTCGTCAAGCTAACAACCGGCAAGATGAGCTCGCGTACTGGTGACGTCATTACTATCGATTGGTTATTCAACGAGTTCAAGAAAGCTATCACCCAAGCTGGCGGCGAACCAACCGACGCGGTGGTGGCAGGTGCGCTGCGCTATCAATTCCTGAAAGTGAAAATTGGTAGCGACGTGGTGTTTGATATCAATGATGCGGTGAGTCTAACAGGTAACACCGGTAGTTATCTGCAATACGCGCACGCTCGGGCGCGGGGTATTTTGGCAAAGTCTGAGCAGACAGTTGCTTTCCCGACAGAATTGTTTGATGAAGATCGGCTGCTGGTCAGGAAAATGAGCGAATACGCGGAGGCGGTTAACCGAGCTACTGAAAGTCTGGAACCGCATCATGTTTGTGCCTACCTGTTTGAGCTGGCGCAGGAGTTCAATCGTTACTACGAGAAAAACCAAGTCGTCGGCAGCGACAAAGAAGCGCACCGCGTTGGTCTGGTGGCGGTGTACGCTGATATCTTGAAAGCAGGGTTGACTGTTTTGGGTATTGTAGCGCCAGAGAGGCTATAA
- a CDS encoding MscL family protein yields the protein MAEKKVAKKAAVKKTTTKKSIIKKPSVAALKEKAGVVKSHGGGFMMFIREQGVVGLAVGLAIGTAAGDTVKKLVTAFIDPLVQLIVGSQQGLQAASFTVEIAGRRGEFLYGAFISSLITLLAVAFVVYAIVHFLKLDKLDKKKD from the coding sequence ATGGCGGAGAAAAAAGTAGCCAAGAAAGCGGCAGTCAAAAAAACGACGACCAAGAAGTCAATTATTAAAAAACCAAGCGTAGCGGCGTTAAAAGAAAAAGCAGGCGTGGTAAAAAGCCATGGCGGCGGCTTTATGATGTTTATTCGTGAGCAGGGTGTCGTTGGTCTAGCTGTCGGTTTGGCGATCGGTACTGCGGCTGGTGATACCGTGAAAAAGTTGGTGACAGCATTCATCGACCCGCTTGTACAGTTGATCGTTGGTTCGCAACAAGGTCTCCAGGCAGCATCATTTACTGTTGAGATCGCTGGACGTCGGGGTGAATTTTTGTACGGAGCATTTATCAGCTCATTGATCACCTTGCTGGCGGTTGCCTTTGTAGTCTATGCAATTGTCCATTTTTTGAAACTTGATAAATTAGACAAGAAAAAAGACTAA
- a CDS encoding helicase-related protein — protein MKDGVRRAGYLHRSKEPSSSHLLSQNIEGPRRSPYNYGESPEQRRQRLEELRKQHGKLPETPFANYDLGDKTLPAYKHKAEILDTLSENKISWLCGPTGSGKTTQTAQYALERFDRVVVLMPRRVIVDNVTEYVEQNLREQLGKQYPDHLVGKIHGRATEAMPDTRLCFMTAATFTKKLEQFSRDWHGEKTLVLVDEIHEANLEMEFATALAAKSIENTDKWHMAFSSATPDTEVSQAMYEDINGSALPVVTIEGRPYDIDITEDNVGTVSEAYLEYGKDSKKALVFVEGVRSIEETIASIKRHTRHQPKRIRFFKLHSGISEAARREIFTAKPAEDESFVIVSTSAGQSGITIPEVDLVLSNGLTKSKEIGEEGAEGLPPRLCTQAELMQQAGRGGRDIDGAKFVLARPISYGKIYLPEELKGFYDIKSREQHIPPEIYHTNIVRNVLSAINLNGDFEDLNRYLMHPVASKKVIQESYDLLETLEAIDEEGQITKIGEFMDNLPLSPELSRALAEMIKRGGSLREVLALSAMAASISGGGFAAWHQPKELFQEFVSPDTTDDFFAEYDAFLKTREIYNGHHTDGRAYLANGIDPNKADNIHYQFNKICRRLEVNPYDVDMGELNSEEKHNISVALLRGFQELLYAKVGSRRIGRTTVNQYRNVHTGERGISEYEISSYSLARRMGMEALKLVVAFPWWYDAHDGRRHTLNTILPVTKDQITQALSDSAVPEFLGDRVAPNGDLVHVAQPKVGSLVIGPEQQQKIPATTDKQIALIVDTMKNRANKQVRVLFDLQHQRVITKGQLRQVLDGSAVNSHNVHEAEAKVWAVVQEVLTSEQQEAFYGQVNR, from the coding sequence GTGAAAGATGGAGTCCGGAGGGCGGGTTATTTACATAGGTCGAAAGAACCGAGTAGTAGCCATTTGTTAAGTCAGAATATTGAAGGTCCTCGACGGTCGCCATATAACTATGGCGAGTCTCCCGAGCAGAGAAGACAGCGCCTCGAAGAATTGCGAAAACAGCACGGGAAGTTACCGGAAACTCCTTTTGCTAACTACGATCTTGGTGACAAAACATTGCCTGCGTATAAGCACAAAGCAGAGATATTAGATACACTCTCAGAGAACAAAATATCTTGGTTATGTGGACCGACGGGTAGTGGTAAAACGACACAAACCGCTCAGTATGCACTGGAGCGGTTTGATCGTGTTGTGGTGTTGATGCCGCGACGGGTGATTGTTGATAATGTTACTGAATATGTCGAGCAGAATTTACGTGAACAGCTGGGCAAACAATATCCTGATCATTTGGTAGGAAAAATTCATGGACGCGCCACGGAAGCAATGCCAGATACTAGACTTTGTTTCATGACGGCAGCAACGTTTACAAAGAAATTGGAACAATTTTCTCGTGATTGGCATGGTGAGAAAACGCTGGTGTTGGTTGATGAAATACATGAAGCCAATTTGGAGATGGAATTTGCTACGGCCCTGGCGGCAAAATCGATAGAGAATACCGACAAATGGCATATGGCTTTTTCCAGTGCGACGCCTGACACGGAAGTTTCTCAGGCGATGTACGAAGATATTAATGGATCAGCATTGCCAGTCGTAACCATCGAGGGTCGGCCGTATGATATCGACATTACAGAAGATAACGTGGGGACCGTATCTGAAGCGTATCTTGAATATGGTAAGGACTCGAAAAAAGCACTGGTCTTTGTTGAAGGGGTGAGAAGTATTGAGGAAACTATTGCGTCAATCAAACGTCACACCCGCCATCAACCTAAGAGGATACGATTTTTTAAATTACACTCTGGCATATCAGAGGCTGCGCGCCGAGAGATTTTTACTGCCAAACCAGCAGAAGACGAGTCGTTTGTCATCGTTTCGACCTCGGCTGGACAGTCTGGCATCACCATCCCTGAGGTCGATTTGGTGTTGTCAAATGGACTGACGAAGAGTAAAGAAATCGGCGAAGAGGGTGCGGAAGGATTGCCACCTCGATTGTGTACCCAGGCAGAGTTGATGCAACAGGCGGGGCGTGGTGGCCGTGATATTGACGGTGCAAAGTTTGTGCTGGCGCGGCCAATTTCTTACGGCAAGATTTATCTACCAGAGGAGCTGAAAGGATTTTACGACATCAAGTCCCGTGAACAGCACATCCCACCGGAGATATATCACACCAATATCGTGCGTAACGTCTTGTCGGCTATCAATTTGAACGGTGATTTTGAAGACTTGAACCGGTACTTGATGCATCCTGTTGCTAGTAAAAAAGTTATTCAAGAGTCGTACGATTTGTTGGAAACATTGGAGGCGATTGATGAAGAAGGGCAGATTACAAAAATTGGTGAATTTATGGATAATCTACCATTGTCACCAGAATTATCTCGAGCATTAGCAGAAATGATTAAACGTGGAGGAAGCTTGCGTGAAGTGTTGGCGCTGTCAGCGATGGCGGCTTCTATCTCTGGTGGTGGCTTTGCTGCCTGGCACCAACCAAAGGAACTATTCCAGGAATTTGTCAGCCCCGATACAACAGATGACTTTTTTGCCGAATACGATGCTTTTTTGAAAACCAGAGAGATCTACAACGGTCATCACACTGATGGTCGTGCTTATCTGGCAAATGGTATTGACCCAAATAAGGCAGATAATATTCACTATCAATTTAACAAAATATGTCGGCGTCTGGAGGTTAATCCATATGACGTCGATATGGGTGAACTGAACAGTGAAGAAAAACATAATATATCAGTGGCCCTGCTGCGGGGATTTCAAGAGTTGTTGTATGCCAAGGTTGGTAGTCGACGTATTGGTCGAACAACAGTTAACCAATACAGAAATGTTCATACTGGCGAACGTGGTATTTCTGAGTACGAAATTAGTTCGTATAGTTTAGCGCGGCGTATGGGGATGGAGGCGCTGAAGTTGGTAGTAGCCTTTCCGTGGTGGTATGACGCGCATGATGGTCGTCGACATACGCTCAATACAATTTTGCCGGTGACGAAGGATCAAATCACGCAAGCCCTGAGCGACAGTGCCGTGCCTGAGTTCCTTGGTGACCGGGTGGCTCCGAATGGCGATTTGGTTCATGTGGCGCAGCCGAAAGTTGGCTCACTAGTGATCGGTCCAGAACAGCAGCAAAAAATCCCCGCTACGACAGATAAACAAATCGCGCTGATAGTGGACACGATGAAAAACAGGGCCAATAAACAAGTAAGAGTATTGTTTGATTTACAACATCAGCGAGTTATTACTAAGGGTCAATTGCGTCAGGTCCTAGACGGGTCTGCGGTAAATAGTCACAATGTCCATGAAGCGGAGGCTAAGGTTTGGGCTGTGGTGCAAGAGGTATTAACGAGCGAACAGCAAGAAGCTTTTTATGGTCAGGTAAATAGATAA
- the orn gene encoding oligoribonuclease, whose translation MKVTFKPKKILWIDLEMTGLDPVRDEILEVAAIATDWDFTEIATYEGVVRHDPEKLGKLLDRNASFWDQHPAARRGLEEQNMSGKPLAEVERELLAFCDEHFADEPRILLGGNSIHQDRRFIDQWWSMLSKRLHYRMLDVSAWKVVFEGKYGKKFAKPEDHRALEDIRGSIMELKYYLKKVKP comes from the coding sequence ATGAAAGTAACTTTTAAGCCAAAAAAAATTTTATGGATTGACCTGGAGATGACTGGACTAGATCCAGTGCGTGATGAGATTTTGGAAGTGGCGGCAATCGCTACGGATTGGGATTTTACGGAAATTGCGACCTATGAGGGTGTGGTGCGACATGATCCGGAGAAGTTGGGTAAGCTACTGGACCGAAATGCTAGCTTTTGGGACCAGCATCCAGCAGCGCGGCGCGGTTTGGAGGAGCAAAATATGTCTGGTAAGCCGCTAGCCGAGGTGGAGCGTGAGTTGTTGGCATTTTGCGATGAGCATTTTGCAGATGAGCCACGGATTTTGCTTGGTGGTAATTCAATCCACCAGGATCGGCGGTTTATTGATCAGTGGTGGTCAATGTTGTCAAAAAGACTACATTATCGGATGTTGGATGTCAGCGCTTGGAAAGTGGTGTTTGAGGGTAAATATGGTAAGAAATTTGCCAAGCCAGAGGATCATCGGGCGCTGGAGGATATTCGCGGCAGTATCATGGAACTTAAGTATTATTTAAAGAAGGTGAAACCATGA
- a CDS encoding MmcQ/YjbR family DNA-binding protein, which translates to MTHKQFEEFILSLPGVWLDYPFGEDIAVYKFGKSNDGAGKMVALVAEGSKPLRVSLKCDPLLAQNLREKYETVLPGYHLNKKHWNTIICSGQLSDEEIFDLARLSWQLVSGITPESSRDAS; encoded by the coding sequence ATGACCCATAAACAATTTGAAGAGTTTATCCTGAGTTTGCCAGGTGTGTGGCTGGACTATCCGTTTGGTGAGGATATCGCGGTATATAAATTTGGCAAGAGTAATGATGGTGCAGGGAAAATGGTGGCATTGGTGGCGGAAGGCTCAAAGCCACTCAGGGTGAGTTTGAAATGTGACCCATTGCTGGCGCAGAATTTGCGGGAAAAATACGAAACGGTACTACCGGGCTATCATTTGAACAAAAAGCACTGGAACACCATCATCTGTTCGGGGCAGTTGAGTGATGAAGAAATTTTTGATTTGGCGCGGCTGAGCTGGCAGTTGGTTAGCGGTATTACACCGGAGAGCTCTCGAGACGCTTCTTGA
- the dnaG gene encoding DNA primase, translating into MQDAKEEVRARLNIEDVIGEYVQLKRAGRNMKGLSPFTDERTPSFMVSPEKQIWHDFSSGKGGDVFSFVMLVEGMDFRQALEHLARKAGVDLSLFSRGDGRTAKRRARAAEALELAAKFFQQSLLRTPKALEYVVKKRGLTRQTIQDFMVGFAPDDGSSLVTALTKRGFSKQELADAGLTNRFGGDLYRGRMVVALMDATGRVVGFTGRIIHDEANAPKYLNTPQTLLFDKSRHIFGLSQAKEAIRKSDEVVIVEGNLDVVSSHQAGVRQVVATAGTAITEQHLKALSRLASRIKLAFDGDRAGLNATERAIKLSQTIGVELEVVSLPEGSKDPDELIKLHGVKQWELAITNAVPAVAWVIQQYSQRENVRIAEGKRRFSTASLNLIRSLHDPVEQEHYLQMVAEKTGASIEALTAKMSGITTNKTVLRHPKVKKTAPQKPSDETLDMLLGLAVQEPGVRRWLASVPEEITDNVNTRELLKYLTQNPNAALDPMPETLKNIEEYVKIVQLKFDTRYADWDKDDLPGEMARLVKHVISKHRENKIQQLMSNLRDAETANNESLAHDLRHQLNALIKEKA; encoded by the coding sequence ATGCAAGATGCCAAAGAAGAAGTGCGGGCACGACTGAATATTGAGGACGTGATTGGTGAGTATGTTCAGCTGAAGCGGGCAGGTCGTAACATGAAGGGACTTAGTCCGTTTACCGACGAGCGAACGCCAAGTTTTATGGTTAGTCCAGAAAAGCAGATTTGGCATGATTTTTCGTCAGGCAAGGGCGGTGATGTATTTTCATTTGTGATGCTGGTGGAGGGGATGGATTTTCGCCAGGCGTTGGAACATTTGGCGCGTAAGGCGGGTGTGGATTTGAGTTTGTTCTCTCGCGGTGATGGGAGAACTGCCAAGCGGCGAGCACGAGCGGCTGAAGCATTGGAGCTAGCGGCAAAATTCTTCCAACAATCACTACTGCGTACACCCAAAGCCCTGGAGTACGTCGTCAAAAAACGTGGTCTGACTCGACAAACGATTCAGGATTTTATGGTTGGGTTTGCGCCAGATGACGGTTCATCGTTGGTAACGGCACTCACCAAGCGGGGCTTTTCAAAACAAGAATTAGCCGATGCTGGTTTAACGAATAGATTTGGTGGTGATTTGTACCGTGGTCGGATGGTGGTGGCACTTATGGATGCGACTGGCAGAGTAGTTGGGTTTACTGGCCGGATCATTCATGATGAGGCAAATGCCCCAAAATATTTGAACACGCCGCAAACACTTCTGTTTGATAAATCACGGCACATCTTTGGTTTGTCTCAGGCTAAAGAGGCGATTCGAAAATCAGACGAAGTGGTAATCGTTGAGGGTAATTTGGATGTAGTGAGTAGTCATCAGGCAGGGGTGCGGCAGGTTGTCGCCACGGCTGGAACAGCTATCACTGAACAGCACCTCAAGGCCTTGAGTAGGCTGGCTAGTAGAATTAAATTAGCGTTTGATGGTGATAGAGCGGGTTTAAATGCGACTGAACGGGCTATCAAACTATCACAAACCATTGGTGTGGAGCTGGAAGTTGTTAGCTTACCAGAGGGTAGTAAGGATCCGGATGAATTGATCAAACTACATGGCGTGAAGCAATGGGAACTGGCTATCACTAACGCTGTACCTGCCGTAGCGTGGGTGATACAACAATACTCGCAGCGAGAAAATGTCAGGATTGCTGAGGGAAAACGACGCTTTTCAACTGCATCGCTGAACTTGATTCGCAGCTTGCATGATCCAGTAGAACAAGAGCATTATTTGCAGATGGTGGCTGAGAAAACAGGGGCAAGTATAGAGGCTCTTACAGCAAAGATGTCTGGCATCACAACAAACAAAACGGTTCTCCGCCACCCAAAAGTTAAGAAAACAGCACCACAAAAACCATCAGATGAGACGCTCGATATGCTACTAGGGCTTGCAGTGCAAGAGCCGGGAGTGAGGCGTTGGCTGGCGTCGGTGCCAGAAGAAATTACGGACAATGTAAATACTCGAGAACTGTTGAAGTATCTCACCCAAAACCCCAATGCAGCACTGGATCCGATGCCCGAAACCTTGAAAAATATTGAAGAGTATGTAAAGATAGTACAGTTGAAATTCGACACTCGTTATGCCGACTGGGATAAAGACGATTTACCAGGTGAGATGGCACGATTGGTCAAACATGTAATATCCAAACACCGTGAAAACAAAATACAACAATTAATGAGTAATTTGCGTGATGCTGAAACTGCAAACAATGAGTCGTTGGCTCACGATCTGCGACATCAGCTGAACGCACTAATTAAGGAGAAAGCGTGA
- the rpoD gene encoding RNA polymerase sigma factor RpoD, with protein MTDDPIKNRPLATDETEFDEPTIDDVDDDEETEDLDALNAGQYLDDISDDSVRLYLREIGKIPLLNAEEEMELAHRVIQGDKRAKDKMAEANMRLVVSIAKRYSGRGLDFLDLIQEGNTGLLRAVEKFDPDKGFKFSTYATWWIRQAITRAIADQARTIRIPVHMVETINKLLRTQRRMTQELNREPTIEELSKELDMEPEKIEYVMKIKQDISSLDAGVGRDGDEEDSVLGDFIEDEDTVSPEESATNQLLKEQVNDVLSSLSDREQKIVRMRFGLDNGKSHTLEEVGQEFAVTRERIRQIEAKALAKLRKHKDAKKLYEYLS; from the coding sequence GTGACCGACGATCCAATAAAAAACAGGCCATTAGCAACTGATGAGACGGAATTCGATGAGCCGACCATCGATGATGTTGATGATGACGAGGAAACCGAAGACCTTGACGCTCTGAATGCTGGGCAATACCTGGATGATATCTCTGATGACTCGGTCAGGTTGTATTTGCGTGAGATTGGTAAAATTCCGCTGCTCAATGCTGAAGAAGAGATGGAATTGGCACACCGTGTGATTCAGGGTGATAAAAGGGCTAAAGATAAGATGGCTGAGGCGAACATGCGGTTGGTGGTGTCAATTGCCAAGCGGTATTCGGGCCGTGGGTTGGATTTTCTAGACTTGATTCAGGAAGGTAATACTGGCCTGCTTCGCGCGGTTGAGAAGTTCGATCCAGACAAAGGCTTTAAGTTCTCAACCTATGCCACCTGGTGGATTCGCCAGGCGATTACTCGAGCGATTGCTGACCAGGCACGAACCATTCGTATCCCGGTGCACATGGTGGAAACCATCAACAAATTGTTGCGCACTCAGCGACGGATGACGCAAGAGTTGAACCGTGAACCGACTATTGAAGAGCTGTCTAAAGAGCTGGATATGGAGCCAGAAAAGATTGAATATGTGATGAAAATCAAGCAAGACATTTCAAGCTTGGACGCGGGTGTCGGTCGTGATGGTGATGAAGAAGATTCGGTGTTGGGCGATTTCATCGAAGATGAAGATACGGTATCACCAGAAGAGTCAGCGACCAATCAATTGCTCAAAGAGCAGGTCAATGATGTACTGTCGAGCTTGAGTGATCGTGAGCAGAAAATTGTCCGTATGCGCTTTGGGTTGGACAATGGTAAAAGCCACACGTTGGAAGAAGTTGGTCAAGAGTTCGCTGTGACACGTGAACGAATTCGCCAGATTGAAGCGAAGGCTTTGGCGAAGCTGAGGAAGCACAAAGATGCTAAAAAATTGTATGAATATTTGAGCTAA
- a CDS encoding AAA family ATPase produces MIQPHAKIIALVGLAGSGKSSAVEYFTKKGIPKIYFGGVIYKAMEEAGIEPTWNNQQKFREEIRWREGKDFVVKRVVKSAHDLIDAGQKLIVLDGLYTWSEYKILKHEFPGQMSVIAVVTPKHLRYQRMAKRPERPMQPREVDQRDWSEIENLEKGGPIAIADYFVMNDRGLDELYAQLEAVTHHEHFCKAPEQC; encoded by the coding sequence ATGATACAACCACACGCAAAAATCATCGCCCTGGTCGGTCTGGCTGGTAGCGGTAAAAGTTCGGCGGTCGAATATTTCACCAAAAAGGGCATTCCAAAAATTTACTTTGGTGGCGTCATCTACAAAGCCATGGAAGAGGCCGGCATTGAACCGACTTGGAATAATCAGCAAAAATTCCGTGAGGAAATTCGCTGGCGCGAAGGCAAAGATTTCGTGGTCAAGCGAGTCGTCAAATCCGCGCATGACTTGATTGACGCTGGCCAAAAGCTCATTGTCCTGGACGGTTTGTACACCTGGAGCGAATACAAAATCCTCAAGCACGAATTCCCTGGCCAAATGTCTGTCATCGCCGTTGTCACGCCAAAACACCTGCGCTATCAACGTATGGCCAAACGCCCCGAACGACCGATGCAGCCGCGCGAAGTTGACCAACGTGATTGGTCGGAAATTGAAAACTTAGAAAAAGGCGGACCAATTGCCATTGCCGACTATTTTGTGATGAACGACCGCGGGCTGGACGAGCTATACGCGCAGCTAGAGGCCGTCACTCACCACGAACATTTTTGCAAGGCGCCTGAGCAGTGCTAG